Proteins encoded together in one Oncorhynchus nerka isolate Pitt River linkage group LG19, Oner_Uvic_2.0, whole genome shotgun sequence window:
- the oatx gene encoding solute carrier family 22 member 6, whose product MGFADLLNDVGGFGRFQWIHVTLLSIPGLLMASQNLLNNFTAGMPGHHCTIPNRTSIASSQNISQSEVDDRELLRAFIPMDASGTKLSKCTRYVEAQWHLLESNVSVIGHQANFSELETEICLDGWTYDKSEFLSTVVSEWDLVCTLRPMKQMSQTIYMGGVLAGAVIFGGLSDRFGRKALLIWSYFQLATLGTCTAFSPSFMIYCIFRFMTGMAVSGVILNTVSLKVEWIPTMSRTLVGTLSSFFFTFGQMVLAGIAHSLRDWRKLQMAVCAPFFLFFLYSWWYSESARWLVLNRRSDEALKHIHRVARINRKPEMVEKITLEVLECHMHKEVQSSKTTHTAYDLIRTTVMRRISLCLMVVWFSTSFAYYGLAMDLQKFGVNIYLIQVIFGLVDFPAKLVALGSLTFLGRRITQGTCLLMSALMIFTNIFVPTDMQSIRTTLACLGKAFTSASFTCIYLFTGELYPTVIRQTGMGFTSTMARVGSMAAPAVLILEEMLPALPSMIYGGAAVVAGIIAFFLPETLNIPLPDTIEDVEEKWAKKNLGAEELAKKEAVALREMKKGAVEGDWEITGLNAL is encoded by the exons ATGGGTTTTGCGGACCTCTTGAATGACGTTGGCGGGTTCGGACGTTTCCAATGGATCCATGTTACCTTGTTATCTATCCCTGGTCTACTGATGGCAAGCCAGAATCTGTTGAATAATTTCACAGCTGGTATGCCTGGACATCACTGTACCATACCCAATAGGACTTCTATTGCCAGTAGTCAAAACATCTCTCAATCAGAAGTGGATGACAGAGAGCTCCTTCGCGCCTTTATCCCGATGGATGCCAGCGGGACCAAATTGTCCAAGTGTACGAGGTATGTCGAGGCGCAGTGGCATCTTCTTGAAAGCAACGTAAGCGTCATTGGACATCAGGCTAACTTTTCAGAGCTTGAGACAGAGATATGTCTGGATGGCTGGACCTATGACAAATCAGAATTTCTGTCCACTGTTGTCTCAGAG TGGGACTTGGTCTGTACCCTCCGTCCTATGAAACAGATGAGCCAGACTATTTATATGGGTGGGGTCCTGGCAGGGGCTGTCATATTTGGAGGGCTGTCAGACAG ATTTGGGCGAAAGGCCTTGTTGATCTGGTCCTATTTTCAGCTAGCCACGCTGGGCACCTGTACAGCCTTCTCACCTTCCTTCATGATCTACTGTATCTTCCGCTTCATGACAGGCATGGCAGTATCTGGGGTGATCCTCAACACAGTCTCTCTCA AGGTGGAGTGGATTCCCACCATGTCCCGCACTCTAGTGGGCACCCTCTCGTCCTTCTTCTTCACCTTCGGCCAGATGGTCCTGGCGGGCATCGCCCACAGCCTCAGGGACTGGCGCAAGCTGCAGATGGCTGTCTGcgctcccttcttcctcttcttcctctatagCTG GTGGTACTCTGAGTCTGCCCGCTGGCTAGTGCTAAATCGCAGGTCTGACGAGGCCCTGAAACACATCCACCGTGTGGCCAGGATCAACCGCAAACCTGAGATGGTAGAGAAGATCACCCTGGAG GTTCTggaatgtcacatgcacaaagaGGTCCAGTCGAGTAAGACCACCCACACAGCATACGACTTGATACGCACCACAGTGATGAGAAGAATATCTCTCTGTCTTATGGTTGTTTG GTTCTCTACCAGTTTTGCCTACTACGGCCTAGCAATGGACCTGCAGAAGTTTGGGGTGAACATCTACCTGATCCAGGTCATCTTTGGGCTGGTGGACTTCCCCGCCAAGCTGGTGGCTCTGGGGAGTCTTACCTTTCTGGGTCGGAGGATCACTCAGGGAACATGTCTCCTCATGTCTGCCTTGATGATATTCACCAACATCTTCGTCCCCACAG ACATGCAGTCTATTAGGACTACTCTGGCTTGTCTGGGGAAGGCCTTCACCTCTGCATCCTTCACCTGTATTTATCTGTTTACTGGAGAGCTTTACCCCACCGTCATCAG acagacaggaatgGGATTTACCTCCACCATGGCCAGGGTGGGCTCCATGGCAGCGCCTGCTGTGCTGATCCTGGAAGAGATGCTGCCCGCTCTGCCCAGTATGATCTATGGAGGTGCTGCTGTGGTGGCTGGCATCATCGCCTTCTTCCTCCCTGAAACCCTCAACATCCCTCTTCCTGACACCATCGAGGATGTGGAGGAGAAATG GGCTAAAAAGAATCTGGGTGCAGAGGAACTGGCTAAAAAGGAGGCAGTGGCTCTTCGGGAGATGAAGAAGGGAGCAGTTGAGGGGGATTGGGAAATCACGGGACTCAATGCTCTGTGA
- the LOC115101475 gene encoding reticulon-3-like isoform X1 has protein sequence MLATGSSMALLTCQMMELVYWRDPKKSAVAFGMSLLVLLSLAIFSIISVLSYLLLALLCVTITFRIYKSVIQAVQKSGEGHPFKGLMEQDLTVGPETFRKYVDVFLTYVNRAVKQIKHLLLVEDLVDSLKLAGFMWLMTYVGAVFNGITILILADVILFSTPPVYDKNKTQIDKYIELIRTRVEVTLAKLQDKLPGALKRTKAE, from the exons ATGCTGGCTACTGGCAGCAGCATGGCACTACTTACTTGTCAAA TGATGGAGCTGGTGTACTGGCGGGACCCCAAGAAGTCTGCGGTGGCCTTTGGCATGTCCCTGCTGGTCCTTCTGTCCCTGGCCATCTTCAGCATCATCAGTGTGTTGTCCTACCTGCTGCTTGCCCTGCTCTGTGTCACAATCACCTTCCGCATCTACAAGTCTGTCATTCAGGCAGTGCAGAAGTCTGGAGAGGGCCACCCCTTCAA GGGTCTGATGGAACAGGACCTAACTGTTGGGCCTGAGACTTTCCGTAAATATGTGGATGTGTTTCTGACCTATGTGAACCGAGCCGTTAAACAGATCAAACACTTGCTGCTGGTGGAGGACCTGGTGGACTCACTGAAG CTGGCTGGTTTTATGTGGCTGATGACATATGTGGGAGCTGTCTTCAATGGTATCACAATCCTCATACTGG CTGATGTCATCTTATTCAGCACGCCTCCGGTTTATGACAAAAATAAA ACCCAGATTGATAAATACATTGAACTGATTCGCACCAGAGTTGAAGTCACACTTGCAAA GCTTCAAGATAAACTTCCAGGGGCACTGAAGCGTACCAAAGCAGAGTGA